A window from Salvia miltiorrhiza cultivar Shanhuang (shh) chromosome 2, IMPLAD_Smil_shh, whole genome shotgun sequence encodes these proteins:
- the LOC131008372 gene encoding uncharacterized protein LOC131008372 has protein sequence MWKQRSGADWLEEGDRNTGYFHKVAEGRKKRNHIKEIQKLDGTITRKSSEMEDIFRTHFQTLFTAGAIHNPAAVLSSIEPVVTEEMNKELTAPYTQEEIAQTLKQMHPLKAPEPDGTEFQPTRGLRQGDPLFPFLFLFYAEALSGLLRQAETHELLHGARLCRTAPRVSHLLFADDCIVFARANTSEIEVISDILRCYEGASGQMVNRDKSKISFNSSVLGETKLLLTDHLGVQCQGQRGSYLGIPSTVGRSKTEIFQMLLDRTRKKSKDWKRRSLSGAGKMVLIKSVLQSIPTYLMSCFAIPDQVWRLAQNDTSLLARSLKARYYPRSDTFLASKAHNPSFAWTSLLVRRKLLEEGMAWRLGDGARIRMGLDRWLPDGQGNYCKASVPRGCENVRPSSLLMENSYAWDMGKLAEMLHANDVWKISSNLVVVSSKQDRFFWPHGKGNSYSVKLFLWKCLSGAVPTAQGLRSRSIDVDPLCRRCGEEIESVEHVLRDCKWAGFLWEVSPLRIIPNFLERHRQISDWFEVIRSFPIKELHESFANIAWSIWYARNMFMFQNKELSHIDCLLVAQRAVWTKRICDPPAQAKPNSVTCSRRGQIKIWCDAAVEGAAGMGFGILYQDHDHEGRSIGYSFGFFPGIFLPVEAEARAVLEGITLCKERGFQDVIVEMDCQVLYWLLEKHELDLSYLGNTLESIYSLASDLHQLYFSWTPRDGNVSADSLAHFALRSRSSLSFVVGFPSMLNSPFV, from the exons ATGTGGAAACAAAGATCTGGAGCTGACTGGTTGGAGGAAGGTGATAGAAATACGGGGTATTTTCACAAGGTGGCTGAgggaagaaagaaaagaaatcacATTAAGGAAATTCAGAAGTTGGATGGTACCATTACTCGCAAGAGTAGTGAGATGGAGGATATTTTTAGAACTCACTTTCAAACGCTTTTTACGGCCGGCGCAATCCATAACCCTGCAGCGGTCCTAAGTTCCATTGAACCGGTCGTAACTGAGGAGATGAACAAAGAGCTAACCGCCCCTTATACTCAGGAGGAGATTGCTCAAACTCTTAAGCAAATGCATCCTCTTAAAGCTCCCGAACCTGATG GTACCGAGTTTCAGCCTACCCGCGGTTTACGCCAAGGAGATCCACTTTTCCCGTTTCTTTTCCTGTTTTATGCTGAGGCGCTGTCTGGTTTACTACGGCAGGCTGAAACGCATGAGCTCCTCCACGGGGCACGACTCTGTCGAACTGCTCCCAGAGTTAGTCACCTTTTGTTTGCTGACGATTGCATTGTGTTTGCACGAGCGAATACTTCTGAAATTGAAGTGATTAGCGACATTCTCCGCTGCTATGAAGGTGCTTCCGGTCAGATGGTCAACCGGGACAAATCTAAaatttcttttaatagtagTGTTTTGGGGGAAACAAAGTTACTACTGACAGACCATCTGGGCGTCCAGTGCCAAGGTCAGAGAGGATCGTATTTGGGAATTCCAAGTACGGTTGGACGATCGAAAACAGAGATTTTCCAGATGCTTCTGGACCGCACCAGAAAGAAATCTAAAGATTGGAAACGTCGATCTCTTTCGGGGGCGGGGAAGATGGTGCTCATCAAGTCGGTCTTGCAGTCTATTCCGACGTACTTGATGAGTTGTTTTGCTATTCCAGACCAG GTTTGGCGTCTGGCTCAAAATGATACTTCACTCTTGGCACGTTCTCTCAAAGCAAGATATTACCCTCGTTCTGACACCTTCCTTGCTAGTAAAGCCCATAATCCATCTTTTGCTTGGACTAGCTTACTAGTACGAAGAAAGTTATTGGAAGAAGGTATGGCATGGCGTTTGGGTGATGGTGCTAGAATTCGTATGGGGCTGGACAGATGGCTTCCTGATGGACAAGGAAATTATTGCAAAGCGTCGGTTCCAAGGGGTTGTGAAAATGTTCGGCCTTCCTCTTTATTAATGGAGAATTCCTACGCTTGGGATATGGGTAAGTTGGCGGAGATGCTTCATGCGAATGATGTCTGGAAAATCTCTTCCAATCTTGTTGTTGTTTCTTCGAAACAAGACAGGTTTTTCTGGCCCCATGGCAAAGGCAACTCGTACTCG GTGAAATTGTTCTTGTGGAAATGTTTGTCTGGAGCTGTTCCAACTGCCCAAGGTTTGCGAAGCCGATCTATTGATGTTGATCCGTTGTGTCGCCGGTGTGGGGAAGAGATTGAATCTGTGGAACACGTTTTAAGAGATTGTAAATGGGCTGGTTTCTTGTGGGAAGTTTCTCCCCTTCGGATCATTCCAAATTTTCTTGAGAGGCATCGCCAAATCTCTGACTGGTTTGAAGTGATTCGTAGCTTCCCCATTAAGGAACTCCACGAGTCTTTTGCTAATATTGCATGGAGTATCTGGTACGCGCGGAATATGTTTATGTTTCAAAACAAAGAACTTTCCCATATCGATTGTCTCTTGGTTGCACAGCGGGCAGTTTGGACTAAACGTATTTGTGATCCTCCAGCCCAAGCCAAACCAAACAGTGTCACTTGTAGCCGTAGAGGACAAATTAAAATCTGGTGTGATGCGGCGGTGGAGGGTGCTGCTGGTATGGGTTTTGGTATTCTTTATCAGGATCATGATCATGAGGGTCGGTCTATTGGTTATAGTTTTGGTTTCTTCCCTGGGATTTTCTTGCCAGTAGAAGCAGAGGCTAGAGCAGTGTTGGAAGGAATCACTTTGTGTAAGGAAAGAGGTTTTCAAGATGTCATTGTTGAAATGGATTGCCAAGTGCTTTATTGGCTCCTTGAAAAACATGAACTCGATCTCTCTTATTTGGGGAATACGCTCGAATCTATTTACTCATTGGCTTCGGATCTCCATCAACTTTATTTCAGTTGGACACCGCGTGATGGCAACGTCAGTGCAGATAGTCTTGCTCATTTTGCTTTACGTTCTCGCAGCTCTCTTAGTTTTGTTGTTGGCTTTCCTTCAATGTTAAACTCTCCCTTTGTTTAG
- the LOC131012178 gene encoding polyphenol oxidase I, chloroplastic-like, with translation MASLYLHCTTTASSSPAPPSSKNHPLLTKPTPILSHARRNHRHPFRVSASATPNQNHSDSPQGKLDRRNVLFGLGGLYGAANLISTEAASANPVQAPELDKCGTATNLNTGKELDINCCPPITGNIIDYQLPTVYKLRTRKSAHRLTPTEVFKYNLAIERMKKLPEDDPRSFMQQAFIHCAYCNGAYNQPGQGDLDIQVHNSWLFFPFHRWYLYFYERILGNLIGDPTFALPFWNWDNPKGMTIPPIFLDPNAAIYDSKRNQANLKSVVDLGMTGNTDPMQLVTNNLTVMYTEMIRGNADVYDFMGQPYREGTPVSPGPGSSERGSHTALHVFVGDPREPSGEDMGNFYSAGRDPLFYCHHANVDRMWTLWKDVLPSDKVPEKTITDPDYLNASFLFYDENAQLVRVYVRDCIDTRKMGYDLQRIDLPWLDYRPPIQTALARIKKTSSSAPKAATLFPLKLNKVVRFEVQKTKKGKADELLVLEDISVDTTKFLKFDVFVNDEDDNPLELDKAAYAGTYAQVPHKAPKKTATTSIRLKLTDLYEDMDIADDDTIVVTIVPRHQGPGVTIGGIKIIENPPKA, from the coding sequence ATGGCTTCCCTCTACCTTCATTGCACAACAACCGCCTCCTCCTCCCCCGCCCCTCCCTCTTCCAAAAACCACCCTCTCCTAACCAAGCCCACACCTATCCTCTCCCATGCAAGGCGGAACCACCGCCACCCCTTCCGCGTCTCGGCCTCCGCCACCCCAAACCAAAACCACTCCGATTCCCCCCAAGGCAAACTCGACCGCCGCAACGTCCTCTTCGGTCTGGGCGGCCTCTACGGCGCCGCCAACCTGATCTCCACCGAGGCAGCGTCCGCCAACCCGGTGCAAGCCCCGGAGCTGGACAAATGCGGCACCGCCACCAACCTGAACACCGGCAAGGAGCTGGACATCAACTGCTGCCCGCCGATCACGGGCAACATCATCGACTATCAGCTCCCGACCGTGTATAAGCTGCGAACCCGCAAATCCGCCCACCGCCTCACGCCGACGGAGGTGTTCAAGTACAACCTGGCGATCGAACGCATGAAGAAACTTCCCGAAGACGACCCCCGCAGCTTCATGCAGCAGGCCTTCATCCACTGCGCCTACTGCAACGGAGCCTACAACCAGCCCGGGCAGGGCGACCTTGACATCCAAGTCCACAATTCATGGCTCTTCTTCCCTTTCCACAGATGGTATCTGTACTTCTATGAGAGAATCCTCGGCAATCTCATCGGCGATCCCACTTTCGCACTGCCCTTCTGGAATTGGGACAACCCTAAGGGGATGACCATCCCACCCATATTTCTCGACCCCAACGCCGCCATCTATGACTCCAAGCGCAACCAGGCCAACCTGAAGTCGGTCGTGGACCTCGGCATGACCGGGAATACAGACCCCATGCAGTTGGTAACCAACAACCTGACTGTGATGTACACGGAGATGATCCGGGGGAATGCCGACGTCTATGACTTCATGGGTCAGCCCTATCGCGAAGGCACCCCGGTCAGCCCTGGACCGGGGTCCTCTGAGAGGGGGTCCCACACGGCCCTCCACGTCTTCGTAGGGGACCCACGGGAGCCGAGCGGTGAAGACATGGGCAACTTCTACTCGGCAGGGCGGGACCCGCTCTTCTACTGCCACCATGCCAACGTTGACCGCATGTGGACTCTATGGAAGGACGTCCTCCCCAGCGACAAGGTGCCCGAAAAGACCATCACCGATCCCGACTACCTCAACGCCTCTTTCCTCTTCTACGACGAGAACGCGCAGCTCGTGCGCGTCTACGTCCGGGACTGCATCGACACCCGGAAGATGGGGTACGATCTGCAGAGGATCGACCTGCCCTGGCTCGACTACCGGCCCCCGATCCAGACCGCCCTCGCCAGGATCAAGAAGACCTCCAGCTCGGCCCCCAAGGCCGCCACGCTCTTCCCACTCAAGCTCAACAAAGTGGTGAGGTTCGAGGTGCAGAAGACCAAGAAGGGCAAGGCCGACGAGCTGCTCGTGCTCGAGGACATTTCTGTTGACACCACCAAGTTCCTCAAGTTCGACGTCTTCGTCAACGACGAGGATGACAACCCGCTCGAGCTCGACAAGGCGGCCTACGCGGGGACTTATGCGCAGGTGCCGCACAAGGCTCCCAAGAAAACGGCGACCACGTCCATCAGGTTGAAGCTCACGGATTTGTATGAAGACATGGACATCGCTGATGACGATACCATCGTTGTCACAATTGTGCCAAGGCACCAGGGACCTGGGGTCACCATTGGCGGCATCAAGATCATTGAGAATCCACCTAAAGCTTGA